The sequence CGAACACGCGCTCGACGACGACCGCGCCGATGAGCAGCGTCGCCAGCTGCAGGCCGAGCACGGTGACCACGGGCACCGACGCGTTGCGCAAGCCGTGGCGCACCAAGGCCTGTCCCGGCCGCAGCCCCTTGGACCGCGCGGTGCGCAGGTAGTCCTGGCCGAGCGTGTCGAGCACCGCGGACCGCACGTACCGCGTGAGCACCGCGCCCTGCACCAGGCCCAGCGACAACGCCGGCAGCACGAGCCCGCGGAAGAACTCGCCGAAGTCCTGGTCCGGCGGCGTCCACCCGCCCGACGGCAGCCAGCGCAGCTGCACGGCGAAAATCTGCACCAGGATGATCCCGGCGAGGAACGCGGGGATCGCGACACCGATCTGCGACAGCCCGGAAACGCCCGCACCGGACGCCTTCCGGTGCTTCACCGCGGCGAACGTCCCGGCCGGCACCGCGATCACCAGCGCCACCAGCATTCCCGCGCCGACGAGCCAGAGCGTGACGCCGAGGCGGTCGAGCAGCTGCGGGCCGATGGTGTCGCGCGTGACGTACGACCGGCCGAAGTCGCCGTGCAGCACGCCGCCTATCCAGTCGAAGTACTGCGTGACCAGCGGCCGGTCGATGCCGAACTCCGTGCGCGTCTTGGCGAGCAGCTCCGGCGTCGCGTTGACGCCGAGCGCGACCTGCGCCGGATCGCCCGGCAGCACGGCCATGAACAGGAACACCACGATCGACGCGACGAGCACGCTGACCACGAAGATCGCCAGCCGGCGCAGCACCTTGGCGGTCATCGCGGCGCCAATCCGGTGAGGTCGAAGGACTCGCTGACCTGGTTCTGGACGAACCCGCCGACCTTGGCCTTCGCGACGATGACGTTGGGGAACAGGAACAGCCAGTCGGCGGCGGCGTCGGTGCTCAGCTGCCGCGCCACCTGCTTCATGTCCGCGACCTGCTCCTCGGGCGTCCCGCTGTCGGCGGCGGCGAGCAGCTGCTGGACGCGCTTGCTGTCGTAACCCCA is a genomic window of Amycolatopsis lexingtonensis containing:
- a CDS encoding ABC transporter permease → MTAKVLRRLAIFVVSVLVASIVVFLFMAVLPGDPAQVALGVNATPELLAKTRTEFGIDRPLVTQYFDWIGGVLHGDFGRSYVTRDTIGPQLLDRLGVTLWLVGAGMLVALVIAVPAGTFAAVKHRKASGAGVSGLSQIGVAIPAFLAGIILVQIFAVQLRWLPSGGWTPPDQDFGEFFRGLVLPALSLGLVQGAVLTRYVRSAVLDTLGQDYLRTARSKGLRPGQALVRHGLRNASVPVVTVLGLQLATLLIGAVVVERVFVLPGLGSMLLDAVAARDLLTVQGIVLVLVVGVLLVNFVVDVLYTVLDPRLRGS